In the Brachyhypopomus gauderio isolate BG-103 chromosome 4, BGAUD_0.2, whole genome shotgun sequence genome, one interval contains:
- the LOC143513092 gene encoding serine/threonine-protein kinase SBK1 isoform X1, whose amino-acid sequence MNDSDLKKPVVSMHFGQWSLSCEEDARVRGSGMIELDSVAEGSSPIEEMIELTAQSLCKLEIKDHFNIIKEIGRGKYGRVLLVTHRCRGTPMALKVLPKASTKLKGFLREYCISLQLSCHPCIVGLFGIAFQSNEHYGFAQELVVGRDLFAIIQPRVGIPESAVKRCAVQIASALAYIHGLGLVHRDIKPENVLLLDTHCRHIKLADFGLTQRCGALVRFISGTLPYMSPELCAMVSQEGEEVKVPPLSVQSSLDTWAFAVLLFCILTGFFPWERCTHDDDFYEEFAAWRSDPAGTAMPSQWRRFTPACMEMFGRLLALDADDRGSVEDVKGFVGEEWVRSSNAQPGQGGTVPAAEVLSPCCSRPSPH is encoded by the exons ATGAACGACAGTGATTTGAAAAAGCCAGTTGTGAGCATGCACTTTGGACAGTGGAGTCTCTCCTGTGAAGAGGACGCGAGGGTacgag GCAGCGGGATGATTGAGCTGGATTCGGTTGCCGAGGGGAGCAGCCCGATCGAAGAGATGATCGAGTTGACGGCGCAGAGTCTGTGTAAGCTGGAGATCAAAGATCACTTCAACATCATCAAGGAGATCGGCCGCGGGAAGTATGGGCGCGTGCTGCTGGTCACCCATCGCTGCCGCG GCACGCCCATGGCTCTGAAGGTCCTGCCCAAAGCGTCCACCAAGCTGAAGGGCTTCCTGCGAGAATACTGCATCTCTCTCCAACTGTCCTGTCACCCCTGCATCGTGGGCCTGTTCGGCATCGCCTTCCAGTCCAACGAGCACTACGGCTTTGCCCAGGAACTGGTGGTCGGCCGTGACCTGTTCGCCATCATCCAGCCTCGG GTGGGCATCCCAGAGAGTGCCGTGAAGCGTTGTGCGGTGCAGATAGCCAGTGCCCTGGCCTACATCCACGGCCTGGGCCTGGTGCACCGGGACATCAAGCCTGAAAACGTGCTCCTGCTGGACACCCACTGCCGGCACATCAAGCTGGCCGACTTTGGCCTGACGCAGCGTTGCGGTGCGCTGGTTCGCTTCATCTCAGGCACGTTACCCTACATGTCCCCGGAGCTGTGCGCCATGGTCTCGCAGGAGGGCGAGGAGGTGAAGGTGCCCCCGCTCAGCGTGCAGTCCAGCCTGGACACCTGGGCCTTCGCCGTGCTGCTCTTCTGCATCCTTACGGGCTTCTTCCCCTGGGAGCGCTGCACCCACGACGACGACTTCTACGAGGAGTTCGCCGCCTGGCGGAGCGACCCGGCGGGCACCGCCATGCCCTCGCAGTGGAGGAGGTTCACGCCGGCATGCATGGAGATGTTCGGGAGGTTGCTGGCTCTAGACGCCGACGACAGGGGATCGGTTGAAGACGTGAAGGGCTTCGTGGGAGAGGAGTGGGTGAGGAGCTCGAATGCCCAGCCCGGGCAGGGAGGAACGGTTCCAGCCGCCGAGGTCCTGAGTCCCTGCTGCAGCAGACCGTCCCCACACTGA
- the LOC143513092 gene encoding serine/threonine-protein kinase SBK1 isoform X2, which produces MIELDSVAEGSSPIEEMIELTAQSLCKLEIKDHFNIIKEIGRGKYGRVLLVTHRCRGTPMALKVLPKASTKLKGFLREYCISLQLSCHPCIVGLFGIAFQSNEHYGFAQELVVGRDLFAIIQPRVGIPESAVKRCAVQIASALAYIHGLGLVHRDIKPENVLLLDTHCRHIKLADFGLTQRCGALVRFISGTLPYMSPELCAMVSQEGEEVKVPPLSVQSSLDTWAFAVLLFCILTGFFPWERCTHDDDFYEEFAAWRSDPAGTAMPSQWRRFTPACMEMFGRLLALDADDRGSVEDVKGFVGEEWVRSSNAQPGQGGTVPAAEVLSPCCSRPSPH; this is translated from the exons ATGATTGAGCTGGATTCGGTTGCCGAGGGGAGCAGCCCGATCGAAGAGATGATCGAGTTGACGGCGCAGAGTCTGTGTAAGCTGGAGATCAAAGATCACTTCAACATCATCAAGGAGATCGGCCGCGGGAAGTATGGGCGCGTGCTGCTGGTCACCCATCGCTGCCGCG GCACGCCCATGGCTCTGAAGGTCCTGCCCAAAGCGTCCACCAAGCTGAAGGGCTTCCTGCGAGAATACTGCATCTCTCTCCAACTGTCCTGTCACCCCTGCATCGTGGGCCTGTTCGGCATCGCCTTCCAGTCCAACGAGCACTACGGCTTTGCCCAGGAACTGGTGGTCGGCCGTGACCTGTTCGCCATCATCCAGCCTCGG GTGGGCATCCCAGAGAGTGCCGTGAAGCGTTGTGCGGTGCAGATAGCCAGTGCCCTGGCCTACATCCACGGCCTGGGCCTGGTGCACCGGGACATCAAGCCTGAAAACGTGCTCCTGCTGGACACCCACTGCCGGCACATCAAGCTGGCCGACTTTGGCCTGACGCAGCGTTGCGGTGCGCTGGTTCGCTTCATCTCAGGCACGTTACCCTACATGTCCCCGGAGCTGTGCGCCATGGTCTCGCAGGAGGGCGAGGAGGTGAAGGTGCCCCCGCTCAGCGTGCAGTCCAGCCTGGACACCTGGGCCTTCGCCGTGCTGCTCTTCTGCATCCTTACGGGCTTCTTCCCCTGGGAGCGCTGCACCCACGACGACGACTTCTACGAGGAGTTCGCCGCCTGGCGGAGCGACCCGGCGGGCACCGCCATGCCCTCGCAGTGGAGGAGGTTCACGCCGGCATGCATGGAGATGTTCGGGAGGTTGCTGGCTCTAGACGCCGACGACAGGGGATCGGTTGAAGACGTGAAGGGCTTCGTGGGAGAGGAGTGGGTGAGGAGCTCGAATGCCCAGCCCGGGCAGGGAGGAACGGTTCCAGCCGCCGAGGTCCTGAGTCCCTGCTGCAGCAGACCGTCCCCACACTGA